A single genomic interval of Picosynechococcus sp. PCC 7003 harbors:
- a CDS encoding McrC family protein, which translates to MTEITLTEYKTQDFQPEEIPTSIGKTIHQNYSQYLEIKEPSFLSNKPWQLTPKGYIGTIPVTPDFTIRILPKTEIKYVWQMLDYVENLNSLTIFEQLTHCDRLEDICDYLAQKLAQKVLSRAKQGLYRSYLSENDRLIASRGKIQWHQAARSPWEIRLPCRYNTHTSDIPENQILLWTLHQLGRTQNLLKAKTKTQLRQAHHALQGTISLTPFTAQDCQNFTYHRLNQDYKIIHQLCNFFLENLTPSHQTGTRKTLPFLINTAVLYEKFVHAWLKKNLENKYFIKAQEKYQFTDKINYQIDLVLYERETKQAIAVLDTKYKTPEKPSHADLNQIIHYALLKQTKRAILIYPEALPYAVDQLSENIRVQTIPFVLNDVSATAGQQFLTCLFSQEKIPLNKEDLEKCHPSGETTSQIGASSLPP; encoded by the coding sequence ATGACAGAAATCACCCTGACTGAATATAAAACCCAAGATTTTCAGCCCGAAGAAATTCCTACAAGTATCGGCAAAACTATTCATCAAAACTATAGTCAATATCTTGAAATAAAGGAACCATCTTTCCTCAGTAATAAACCTTGGCAATTAACACCGAAAGGTTATATCGGCACAATTCCCGTTACACCAGACTTTACGATTCGCATTCTGCCCAAAACAGAAATAAAATATGTTTGGCAAATGTTAGATTATGTCGAAAATCTCAACAGTTTAACAATATTTGAGCAACTCACCCATTGCGACCGTCTCGAAGATATTTGTGACTATTTAGCCCAAAAATTAGCCCAAAAAGTTCTTAGTCGTGCTAAACAAGGACTTTATCGCAGCTATCTATCCGAAAATGACCGTCTTATTGCGTCCCGTGGAAAAATTCAATGGCATCAAGCTGCTCGAAGTCCGTGGGAAATTCGCCTACCCTGTCGTTACAATACCCACACTTCTGACATTCCTGAAAATCAAATTTTGCTCTGGACATTACACCAACTCGGACGCACGCAAAACCTTTTAAAAGCAAAAACCAAAACCCAACTCCGCCAAGCACACCATGCTTTACAAGGAACTATTTCTTTAACCCCATTTACCGCTCAAGATTGTCAGAATTTCACCTATCATCGTCTTAACCAAGACTACAAAATCATTCACCAGCTTTGTAATTTTTTTCTTGAAAACCTTACCCCAAGTCATCAAACTGGCACAAGAAAAACTCTACCTTTTCTGATTAATACTGCTGTTTTATACGAAAAATTTGTGCATGCTTGGCTCAAGAAAAACTTAGAAAATAAATATTTCATCAAAGCTCAAGAAAAATATCAATTTACTGACAAAATTAATTATCAGATCGATCTTGTGCTGTATGAACGGGAAACTAAACAGGCGATCGCCGTCCTTGATACTAAATATAAAACCCCAGAAAAACCTAGTCATGCAGATTTAAATCAGATCATCCACTACGCTTTACTGAAACAAACCAAACGCGCCATCCTTATCTATCCCGAAGCTTTACCCTATGCCGTTGATCAACTCAGTGAAAATATCCGCGTACAAACCATTCCGTTTGTCTTAAATGATGTGAGTGCTACAGCAGGACAACAATTTTTGACTTGTTTATTTTCCCAAGAAAAAATCCCCCTAAATAAGGAGGATTTGGAGAAATGTCATCCTTCAGGAGAAACTACTTCACAAATTGGGGCATCATCTCTGCCGCCGTGA
- a CDS encoding thioesterase family protein produces MVAPKQEELPTTAIARSPALHATSEPWFDYPITVYPHHTDYAGVVWHGTYIKWLEEARIACLQSIGLDYADLVQLGCELPVIALSTRYHSFLKMGMSAIIKTRMQEMKGVRMEWDYRIESPDGQELYFTGQVTLVSVDREKGKIMRQLPPAVEEVFKKIRGI; encoded by the coding sequence ATGGTTGCCCCTAAACAAGAAGAACTCCCCACAACGGCGATCGCCCGTTCCCCAGCTTTACATGCTACCAGTGAACCCTGGTTTGACTATCCAATTACGGTTTATCCCCATCACACCGACTATGCTGGCGTCGTTTGGCACGGCACTTACATTAAGTGGCTAGAGGAAGCCCGGATCGCCTGCCTCCAATCCATTGGCCTCGATTACGCCGACTTGGTTCAATTGGGGTGTGAATTACCCGTGATCGCCCTATCAACCCGTTACCATAGCTTTCTCAAAATGGGGATGAGCGCGATCATTAAAACCCGCATGCAAGAAATGAAAGGCGTCCGCATGGAGTGGGACTATCGCATTGAATCCCCAGACGGACAGGAACTTTACTTTACAGGTCAAGTGACCCTGGTTAGTGTTGACCGAGAAAAAGGCAAAATTATGCGCCAACTGCCCCCAGCAGTGGAAGAAGTCTTCAAGAAAATTCGTGGGATTTAA
- a CDS encoding saccharopine dehydrogenase-like oxidoreductase, whose product MSNIIRVGVLGFGGLGQAAARLLAPKSEMRLVAAADHKGYIYNPEGLDTQACISTYNQQGSVGHVPEYGILSQNSIADLIANAQVDGFFLALPNLPNTFMADVTRQFIASGWQGVLVDALKRTSAMEQILSLKDDVKNAGITYMTGCGATPGLLTAAAAVAAQSYAEVHSVKITFGVGIANWEAYRATIREDIAHMPGYDVEKARAMSDAEVEALLDETNGIISLENMEHADDLMLELAGICSRDQVSVGGVVDTRNPKKPLSTNVQLTGRTFEGKIATHTFTLGDETSMAANVCGPAFGYLKTGVWLQKQGLTGIFTAAEMMPQFVK is encoded by the coding sequence ATGAGTAATATTATTCGCGTGGGTGTCCTGGGCTTTGGCGGTCTCGGTCAAGCTGCAGCTCGATTACTGGCTCCAAAATCAGAAATGCGCCTCGTGGCCGCTGCCGACCATAAAGGCTATATCTATAATCCTGAGGGTCTCGATACCCAAGCCTGCATCAGCACCTATAACCAGCAGGGTTCCGTGGGTCATGTGCCAGAATATGGCATTTTGAGTCAAAACAGCATTGCCGATCTGATCGCCAATGCCCAAGTGGATGGTTTTTTCCTCGCTCTGCCGAACTTGCCCAATACTTTTATGGCCGATGTAACCCGGCAATTTATTGCTTCTGGTTGGCAAGGGGTTTTAGTGGATGCCCTAAAGCGCACCAGTGCCATGGAACAAATCCTCTCCCTTAAGGACGACGTGAAAAATGCAGGTATTACCTACATGACGGGTTGTGGCGCGACGCCTGGTTTGTTGACGGCAGCCGCGGCAGTGGCGGCCCAAAGCTATGCAGAAGTGCACAGCGTTAAAATTACCTTTGGGGTAGGCATTGCCAATTGGGAAGCTTATCGGGCGACCATCCGGGAAGATATTGCCCATATGCCTGGCTATGATGTAGAAAAAGCGCGAGCCATGAGCGATGCAGAAGTGGAAGCTCTGTTAGATGAAACTAATGGCATTATTTCCCTCGAAAATATGGAACATGCCGATGATCTTATGCTGGAATTGGCTGGAATTTGTTCCCGTGATCAGGTCAGTGTCGGCGGGGTAGTCGATACGCGCAATCCGAAAAAACCCCTCAGCACCAATGTGCAATTAACGGGCCGTACCTTTGAAGGCAAGATTGCCACCCATACTTTTACCCTTGGGGATGAAACCAGCATGGCTGCCAATGTTTGTGGCCCTGCCTTTGGGTATCTCAAAACAGGCGTTTGGCTGCAAAAGCAAGGTTTAACAGGCATTTTCACGGCGGCAGAGATGATGCCCCAATTTGTGAAGTAG